The following coding sequences are from one Deltaproteobacteria bacterium window:
- the rplK gene encoding 50S ribosomal protein L11: MAKKIVGQIKLQLPAGKANPAPPVGPALGQHGVNIMEFCKSFNAKTQKEDGMIIPVVITVYADRTFSFITKTPPASRLLLKALKLEKGSGVPNKTKVGTVTKKQVEDIAKLKMPDLTAASLEAAIKTIEGTARSMGIVVEGK; encoded by the coding sequence ATGGCAAAGAAGATAGTAGGTCAGATAAAGCTGCAACTCCCGGCCGGCAAGGCCAATCCGGCCCCGCCGGTAGGTCCGGCGCTTGGCCAGCACGGCGTCAATATAATGGAGTTTTGCAAGTCCTTTAACGCAAAGACGCAGAAAGAGGACGGCATGATAATCCCGGTCGTCATCACGGTCTATGCCGACAGGACATTTAGCTTCATAACCAAGACCCCGCCGGCTTCGAGGCTTCTTCTTAAGGCATTGAAGCTTGAGAAGGGCTCGGGTGTGCCAAATAAGACCAAGGTCGGCACTGTGACGAAAAAGCAGGTTGAGGACATAGCGAAGCTCAAGATGCCGGATCTTACGGCAGCTTCTCTGGAAGCGGCCATAAAGACCATCGAGGGCACGGCAAGAAGCATGGGAATAGTGGTGGAGGGTAAATAA
- the nusG gene encoding transcription termination/antitermination protein NusG, with protein MSKKWYVVHTYSGYENRVKTSIEEKVRLLGKESMFGDILVPTEKVVDMVKGVKRTASRKFFPGYILVNMELTDETWHLIKGIPKVTGFVGGAKTPPPISDEEVKKISVQMEEGAVRPKPKVLFSEGENIRVIDGPFTNFTGIVEEVKPEKGKLKVLVSIFGRATPVELDFVQVEKA; from the coding sequence ATGTCCAAGAAATGGTATGTCGTCCACACCTATTCGGGTTACGAGAACAGGGTAAAGACGTCCATAGAGGAGAAGGTAAGGCTTCTCGGTAAAGAGAGCATGTTTGGCGACATCCTTGTCCCCACCGAAAAGGTCGTTGACATGGTAAAGGGTGTAAAGCGCACGGCTTCGAGGAAGTTTTTCCCCGGCTACATACTCGTCAACATGGAGCTTACAGACGAGACCTGGCATCTTATAAAGGGCATACCCAAGGTAACGGGATTTGTCGGAGGCGCAAAGACCCCGCCGCCGATAAGCGACGAAGAGGTAAAGAAGATAAGCGTTCAGATGGAAGAGGGCGCGGTAAGGCCAAAGCCCAAGGTGCTCTTTAGCGAGGGCGAGAATATTCGCGTAATAGACGGCCCGTTCACGAACTTTACCGGCATTGTCGAAGAGGTAAAGCCCGAGAAGGGCAAGCTTAAGGTGCTTGTGAGCATATTCGGCAGGGCTACTCCGGTTGAGCTGGATTTTGTTCAGGTGGAAAAGGCATAA